The Argiope bruennichi chromosome 9, qqArgBrue1.1, whole genome shotgun sequence genome contains a region encoding:
- the LOC129984999 gene encoding ankyrin-3-like, with protein MNPAPNIEVVRCLIQAGADINLENHMGYTPLHFAVIQRKRLVVKELIEQGALINAQNYLGMSALHFAVSDFALFGTPILDRTHLDIWIVEKLLKHQNIDRDLMNSNGDTPLMLSAKDYHIESAVQLLRSKANPNICNKDFQTPLHVALTHPPSDIEIELLICGANLYAVDRHGITPLDILMKFTLDDENEEWVCELFAREMNTKHQFYGGTTPFRWALIQWKRLVAKEFIEHGALINAQNYPVTSALHFAVSDCSFVTLNSFLASHLPKNFGHLVMVRCLIQAGADINLANHKGYTPLHFAVIQRKRLVVKELIEHGALINAQNYLGMSALHFAVSDYTLTGMAFIDHKHLDMWIVKELLKHEYIDHDILNSNGDTPLMLSVKEYHIEFVEQLLRSKANPNICNKDFETPLHVAFSHPPSCIEIELLIRGANIYAVDRNGNTPLDILINNTFYDENKEWVNFILKLIAFKYCVTNDLKLALQRKPELFQFWNKCCDQVNEMRSDFITENITMHDFIWNCFNENQIENLILQIHKPVVDRLARDIYPDYFAEIFIPIPKWNLCQILEITACCKKRADGSKVRNLAYLLSKIDIIYLISKHLRREDIFCLIVAFYDMRIPKSLQDEQGHSYRFLFTPEFEEGNDAHMAVIKF; from the exons ATGAATCCCGCTCCCAACATTGAAGTGGTTAGATGCTTGATTCAAGCCGGTGCtgatataaatttggaaaatcaCATGGGTTATACACCTTTACATTTCGCAGTAATTCAACGGAAACGTTTAGTTGTCAAAGAATTGATTGAGCAAGGAGCTTTAATCAATGCTCAGAATTATCTTGGAATGTCAGCCTTGCATTTTGCAGTCTCCGATTTCGCCTTGTTTGGAACGCCAATTCTAGATCGCACACATCTTGATATATGGATCGTCGAAAAGctattaaaacatcaaaatatagaTCGCGATCTAATGAATTCAAATGGAGACACACCACTTATGCTCTCTGCCAAAGATTATCATATAGAATCTGCTGTGCAGTTGTTGCGATCTAAAGCAAATCCAAATATATGCAATAAGGATTTCCAAACGCCTTTGCATGTGGCATTAACCCATCCGCCAAGTGATATTGAGATTGAACTTCTGATCTGTGGTGCCAACCTTTATGCAGTAGATAGACATGGCATCACTCCTTTAGATATTCTAATGAAGTTTACCTTGGATGATGAGAATGAGGAATGg GTTTGCGAATTATTTGCTAGAGAAATGAATACTAAGCACCAGTTTTACGGTGGTACAACGCCGTTCCGTTGGGCAT TAATTCAATGGAAACGTTTAGTTGCCAAAGAATTTATTGAGCATGGTGCTTTAATCAATGCTCAGAATTATCCTGTGACATCGGCATTGCATTTTGCCGTCTCTGACTGCTCATT TGTGACCTTAAATTCGTTTCTGGCTTCTCATTTACCCAAAAACTTTGGTCATCTAGTCA TGGTTAGATGCTTGATTCAAGCCGGTGCTGATATAAATTTGGCAAATCACAAGGGTTATACACCTTTACATTTCGCAGTAATTCAACGGAAACGTTTAGTTGTCAAAGAATTGATTGAGCATGGTGCTTTAATCAATGCTCAGAATTATCTTGGAATGTCAGCCCTGCATTTCGCAGTCTCCGATTACACATTGACTGGAATGGCATTTATAGATCATAAACATCTTGATATGTGGATTGTCAAAGAACTATTAAAGCATGAATATATAGATCAcgatatattaaattcaaatggaGACACCCCTCTTATGCTTTCCGTCAAAGAGTATCATATAGAATTTGTCGAGCAGTTGTTGCGATCTAAAGCAAATCCAAATATATGCAATAAGGATTTCGAAACCCCTTTACATGTGGCATTTTCCCATCCTCCAAGTTGTATTGAGATTGAACTTCTGATCCGTGGTGCTAACATTTATGCAGTGGATAGAAATGGAAACACTCCTTTAGATATTCTAATCAATAATACCTTTTATGACGAGAATAAGGAATgggtaaatttcatattaaaactaattgcatttaaatattgcGTAACAAATGACTTGAAACTTGCACTGCAAAGGAAACCAGAGCTATTTCAGTTTTGGAATAAATGTTGTGATCAAGTGAATGAAATGAGAAGTGACTTTATTACAGAGAATATAACAATGCATGACTTCATTTGGAATTGCTTCaatgaaaatcaaattgaaaatctgatattgcaaattCACAAGCCTGTGGTAGATCGATTAGCAAGAGATATTTATCCTGACTATTTTGCTGAAATCTTTATCCCGATACCGAAATGGAATTTGTGTCAAATATTGGAAATCACAGCCTGTTGTAAAAAACGTGCAGATGGATCTAAGGTGAGAAATCTTGCCTATTTACTATCAAAAATagacattatttatttgatttctaagCATTTGAGAAGAGAagatattttttgcctaattgtTGCATTTTATGATATGAGAATTCCTAAATCATTGCAAGATGAGCAAGGACACTCTTACCGTTTTTTATTTACTCCAGAATTTGAAGAAGGAAACGATGCTCATATGGctgtaattaagttttaa